A window of Cynocephalus volans isolate mCynVol1 chromosome 3, mCynVol1.pri, whole genome shotgun sequence genomic DNA:
TATGGGGGAATGTGtcatttccataattttttcaaatgatCCTGAAGGCGATTTCATATTCCCTGATGTTTCCGAGCTCGGATTTGCGTGAGTGATGGTGGATTGGGATGGTGAGCCGAAGCTCAGCGCTGCGTCATTTTCTAAAGGCAACATAATAAGAGATCAGAATTCGGTTGTGCAACCCACTTACCATATTTTAAGGGGTGGTTTTGGGGTACTGGTGGGTTCTGCAGTTGGATTTTCTGGGATGTCTGGGGAGGGAGCTGTCAGGCTGAGGATGTAGGGAGACGGGGCACACGAGTGGGTGGGCCAGCTCTTGGCTACGCTCAGTGAGGAGGGGGCTCTGGGACTTCTGGGCAGGCAGAACTGTCTTGTCTTGCCCCTCCTCCGGAGCAGCATTTCTAGCAGCTCAGCGTGGCCCATCCCTTATCCCCTTAGCTGCACTGAGCCGTCCGCTCTTGCTGGGTCTTAGACTGAGCCTAGGAGATCTTGACAGAGGGAGTCTGAATTTAAGAATCCAAACTAGAGCCCAATCTTGGGTCTGCAGCTGCGGGGCAGGGGTGTCCCTCTCCTCCAGGAGGCAGAAGCTAACATGCAAAATAAGCTTATCTTAACCTGGCATTCCAGGGTGGCATGGAGAACCCAGGAGTCTGCAAAAGCTGTAAACAGACATTTATGCGACTTCTAAGGATCAGTATTCAGAAGGGGGTCCGAAAAGGGGGGATGACGACTGAACTCCATTGCTGCTTATtagcaagaaggaaaaaaagagtgagacctttaaaatattttgcttttctaacAGTCTTGAACCACTCTGTCAAAATAGAGCCCGAGGTCCTTGAGATTCCTTCAGAGCCCAGCTCCCATGCAGTCCTCGCCCTGAAGCAGCAATGCTGATTTCTTGTGTTTATAGCCCCTTTCTTCCCTGGAGTTTTGGCATTTATCAGATGACAAAGGGCTTGCTCGTTTAAAAGCACTTACATTAAATGCTCCGTGTGCTCTACTTTGAGCAAACAGCTTTGGTTTGCAAGCTGCACTCGGGTGAATGGACCACTATTAAACAGCCTGGCACAGACGCTGGCTCGCGCCAGCATAGACCTCGTATTTCTTTCACTCTGAGAGTCCTTAAGGATTTGCCGCACAATAGCCTGTGGGCTCacttgcagaaaataaaaaaaaaaataataataataataaggggtggtagtggtggtggatGCAGGCAGGAGCAAGGACAGTGGACCCCGGCGAAAGTAAGTGATGCCCCTTGCTTGGTGCTCCCTTAGCAGCCCagggctggagctcagggaagggGGCTTGCTCCAGTCCTGGGCTGTCACTCATTTTTCCtcttccagcctcagtttccctatctgtctAGTGACTAACCATCAGTCCTCTGGTCGGAGAGATGACATAAGAGGTGGGAGAGGACATGGGCATCCTGGTGTAGGCGGTCAGGTGTGTTCCGGGTTGGCATTGTGACGGGTGAGGTGTGTACCCTGCCCTCGAAAGCCAGTGAGCCCCTTGTGGGCAGGGGTTTCAGCCCTGGGCAGGCACCTCTCTGTGCTTCCCTGGCTGTCATTCTGTCCCCACCTCACTCACCTAATGTGTCTTTAGCACCTGTCCTGCTGGACCTTGCACGGAAGTTTGCGATGTGTCTCGAGAACAGCCAAGCAagcctctgccctgccccctgcAGGGCCTAGCCCAGCCCCTGAGGGCCCTTTACCGTGTCCCCTGTTGTGTTGCAGTTCCCCCTGCCAGCACGGAGGCACCTGCGTGGACGATGAGGGCCGGGCCTCCTATGCCTCCTGCCTGTGCCCCCCTGGCTTCTCAGGCAATTTCTGTGAGATCGTGGCCAACAGCTGCACCCCCAACCCGTGCGAGAACGACGGTGTCTGCACCGACATCGGGGGCGACTTCCGCTGCCGATGCCCAGCTGGCTTCATTGACAAGACCTGCAGCCGCCCAGTGACCAACTGCGCCAGCAACCCATGCCAGAACGGGGGCACCTGCCTGCAGCACACCCAGGTGAGCTACGAGTGTCTGTGCAAGCCCGAGTTCACAGGCCCCACCTGTGTCAAGAAGCGTGTGGTGAGCCCCCAGCAGGTCCCCCATGTGCCCAGTGGCTATGGGCTGGCCTACCGCGTGACCCCCGGGGTGCACGAGCTGCCAGTGCCGCAGCCCGAGCACCGCATCCTGAAGGTGTCCATGAAAGAGCTCAACAAGAGTACCCCTCTCCTCACCGAGGGCCAGGCCATCTGCTTCACCATCCTGGGCGTGCTCACCAGTCTGGTGGTGCTGGGCACCGTGGGCATCGTCTTCCTCAACAAGTGCGAGGCCTGGGTGTCCAACCTGCGCTACAACCACATGCTGCGCAAGAAGAAGAACCTGCTGCTGCAGTACAACAGCGGGGAGGACCTGGCTGTCAACATCATCTTCCCCGAGAAGATCGACATGACCACCTTCAGCAAGGAGGCTGGCGAGGACGACATCTAAGCAGCATCCCCACATCCCCTCTATATTCTCGGGGTCCCGCAGAGCTCACTGTATGCGGTCTGTCCTAATCTTTGTGGTGGAGTTTGCTGTATTTTGTGTCGAATCTGGTGAACGCTGTGCCTACATATATTTGTGTTGCTGTGTGGCAAAACGCaatgctttaagaatcctctttCTCTCTATTAATGCAtgataaaaaaaatgataataataagacTTTCATCTTTAAACGAGTAAAAGAAATAAGTATGTTATTCTAAACTCTAAACTTaatgaaatatcaaaaaataccaaaaaaaaacaaGGCAACAGGACCAGGGCTCTGTGCCGACGTCCCTCTCTGAGGGGTCTTGGCCACAGGGTCCTCGTGTAACCATTACGAATGCTGTGCATGACCAATCACTGTGAAAAGGGCTAAAATCTCTTTCGTTCGTTAATTCTCACACACCACATCCAGCTTGCACTCACAAAGCCCAACACTGCAACCGTAAGATCTTTCTGATTGATTTCAGATTTTGCAGAGTGCAGCGGCTGTGTGTCAGGCAGAGAGAGCCCCGGGTTGTCTGCTGGGGGGCCGGGAACCTGTCCTAGGCCTACCACTAACTCGCTGTGTGATCCTTGGCGAGTCCCCATCTCAATCCTGGGCCCACCTTCTCGCCCCTCTCCAGAGAGGGGTTTGAGCACCTACCATCAAGGTCCTCTCTAGCTCTAAAATTCTGAATTAAGAACGAGGGGGTATGAACCGAAATACCTCCTGACCCTAAAAATTAGGATCTGATGAAGACTCAGTCTCATCCTGTGATCCGAAAGGTATTGGCCTATCCTGGATGCATGCTTGACATATTGAAATTGATCCGTAACTGCATTTCTCAAAGTGCGGAGCCTCCTGGCCCACCTCCCACTTGGGAAAGATTGGCCCCTTTGAGTCTTAATGTGCCATCTGGAGCTGCCGCTTAGGCAGccagccccccaccaccaccctgccAATGCCCAACCCTGTACCTGCCTCCTACCCTGTAGATAAGAGATGTCTCTTGAAATTTAAGTGCACCTTGAACCGCAAGTGCCCCTGGCAAAATCTGAGCAGCAACACAGCCCTCACCAAGGTTTTCACAAGGTTTGGTGGAAATTGTTGCTTGTGGGGTGCGTTTTAGTTCTGTGGCAAAAGTGTTATAAGGCCTGGCCTACACAGCCATGGATTTACATTTGTGTTGCTGAGTTAATCCTCAGATCCGTAAGATCTAGCCAGCTTCTGAATTATGAACTTGACTTTTGGGTTTTTTCTAAAGAGTATCTAtcttttttgcaaaaaaaatagatgaaaatggGACAGAGCTCTGTTTAGCTGTCCAGGCCTGAGAGCTGGACAGCTAAACAGCCCTTGGGTACCAGTTAGGAATATTTTGCTGCTGAAATTATTTGGATAAGAATCTATACTCTTAGCTTTATTGAGTATTGCCTGCTGTGTTTACCTTGTTGGAAGCATTTATCTCCAagtcatcttcaccatcatctaCAGTCATTCAAATCATggtcacccacacacacacaagaactCACAGTCACCCGCCCATTGGTCATTTGCGTCACCGTCATGACACGATCATCAACCTCATCGTCCCACAGTCACCACCCCATGTCCCATCATCCTGACTCAGAGCCCGACCAGCATCTCCCCCAAGCTCCCGACCCCCGACCCGGAGCCATTGGTCCCTCACTCCTGGTTCTATagaaccctaaccccaacccctcccccactaGTCACCTCGTCCCCTACTGAGCCCCTCTGCCCACGACTGGTCTCACCGAGCCCCTCTGCACCATCACCCTGGGTCATGAATGGCCCCGTCCCAAGCCCCTCCCAACGTCACCCCTAAGCCTCTGGCTCCCCCCTTCCCTGATCACCCTTGCCCCAAGGGCTTTGTCCTTCTCCCCACTGAGTCAGATCCTCATCTCATCACTTTTagtttgttttaagaaataaaatttaaaaagacaaaaaaaaagaattgttggCATGTGCCAGGTGGGTGTCTGGTACCCCGTCTGGCCTCTCTCAGCGTGAGACCTTGACTGAGTCTGCTAACGATTCTGTTCTTCAGTTTCCCCAAAGGTGAAATTAAGAGTTTGACAAATCCGTCAAATTCTCTGCTCCATTTTTTTCATCTCAGTGCCGTACAGAACAGCCATGTCCCCTGATGACAAGGAACGAGGTCCTGCTGTAGTTTACTCTTGACCAACTCCTCATCAATCCATTGATTCACCATTCACTCTCCATCCAATCAGGAAGCATTTGTAAGCACCTGCTGAGTGCAAGGCAGTGTGCGGGGAGCTGCAGGGCGTGCAGGATGAGGGGGACAGCCTGGGAGGGGAGCGGACACGCAGATGTCCCCAGGAAGCCCAGCATAGTGCAGGTAAAATTCCGTGGGAGTGGAGAGTCCTGAGCAGACCCCTCCCTTGTGAGTGCCACCATCTCACTTTCCACGTGACAAGAGATCTATTACCAGCACATGATGAGGCCGCCCCACCCAAATTCCACAGCGCCCACCCACACGCACCCCAGTGCAACCAGAGCAGCGTTAGCAGCCCCGCCACGGTCTTCACGTCATGCAGAAATGGTCCATTCCATGCTCTATGGTAACCAAATTCTGCTGAGAGTGTCGGGACTTTTGACTGCCCATCCACACCTCGTGTGTGCTTGGTGTAGTGTGTAGTTTACGAAACAAACGGAGAAGCTCAAAGACAGCTGTCAGAGACATGATCACCAATTCGGTCCCAAattgagaggaggaggaggaggtgcaATTATCATTTTGTAACCCAAATTAAGTAAATGTCAATGACGCTCTTTTTAGCTTTTCCGTTTACTGTGGAGCcagacatgcaaaaaaaaaaaaaaaaccttgtttatgaaaataaacaacaaGGGCTAATCTTGTGTCTGTTTCTTTGATTTATTGTGCGCCACCGGGCCACACTCGTCCCCTTCTGGAAGCCACCTTAGACCTGGGCAAGGGGCATCAGGGGCCCGAGCTTTCAAAGGCCCTGCTTCGACCCAACTCTGGCCCTTCCTGTGGGGCAAGGAGGCCTCGGGGCTAAGGGGTGGGGCTGGACCCACCTGTACATCACTCCCCTGTAGACCACACTCTGGGTACTTGGGACCTGGGAATTTCCTGCCCAGAGGATCCTGAGACCACCTCCAGGGCCTGCATGGGCCTCCTCCCTGTCTGTCTCCTGATGGGTGGTTGTTTGTGGGTGGCATGGATGGACCCAGGACATGAGGgttgtggggggagaggggagagatgtGAGCACTTGAGTCCCTGCTCAGCACCAGGTGGAACCACGACCCAGTACTCCAGATGTACCAAACTCCAGCCCAGAACTTGGGCGAGTCTGAGGACCCCACACTGGTCCTGGTGTcttccagggcctcctgaagGGTAAATGCCAGAGTAAGGGGTAGACATAGTTTGTCTGATACTTAGGGACTTGCACCCTTTTAAACGTTCACACAGCAGGTGTATGGCCCCCATTCATCCTCCTAACTCAGGCTCTGTATGTGGCGGGAGGGACCCGCCTCCCTTCTAGTCCCAGTGCCCTGGGCCACAAGCTTGGACACCCAGTGCAGCGAATCCACCCCTTTGGGTTCCCACAGAGGGCCCAACCCAGAGGGGCCTGCGGAGACACCCAGAGTAGCAGCTTCAGTCTAGTGCCTTAGCCCCGTGGGCCTAAGCAGCAGCCCTCGGCTTGGGGTCCCATCTCCACTTCTTCCCATGGCCTGTCCCTCCTACCTCATCCACCATCGCAGCCTCTTTCTGCCTCCCGCCATCTCCTTCTGACCCTGGTCCCCACTGCCGGGGCTCAGGCCCACCTCTTGCCTCTGCACTGCTCTGCTCTCCTAGCCTGGCCCACCTCCCACTCAGCTACCTGCCGCAGAACACGCAAGAGGGGGCACAAAACCTCAGAGATGGATGCTGTTCTAAAACCTCTAAGAAAATAACAACACAATGCtgagttaataaatgtagaaaCCTCTATGAAACGTAGAAACTTCTATGAAAGGGATGTGTTTTTCTGGGAAAATATTCTCTCGAATTCCTCAATGTAGCCAGCAGGAATAAAGTGATAACCTGGGAGAAGGCCCCAAAGTGGACAAAGTCAGACTGACTCGGGTCCACAGCCCTGGACACTTTGAAGGAACAGGAAGTGCCCTGGCTGGAGAAACTGTTTCacagcaaggaaaaagaaaagacaaagatctTCCGGTTTAGTTGTCAAAGCTAGGAGAATCCCAATGCTAAAACctgaaaaaagtaacaaaaaacaaGGAATGTTATTGTCCTCGCCCctaaagagagaaacaaaaatgctcaataaaataaCAACCCATTAAAAACagccatatatatacataaaattcatGGTCAAGTAGAGCATTTTCTAGGAAAGCAAGTTTAATCTAATATTAGTAAATGCTTTAACAGACATTGAGTGGTCAATTCAGAGTCACTGATAGAGACAGCAATGGTAATCCAGAGTCACTGATAGCCAGCCCTGGAGTCAGGCTGGGGATCTGGGAGAAGAAACCCAGATGCAAGATCCACCAACCTCTGAGGGCCCCAGGATAGTGGAGACCCAGGGCAGAGGACAGGTATGGGTCATGAGGGATTATGGCTTTGAGGGGCCTCTGCATGGTGCCCAGAGCTCAGGGAGCAGCCATGGAAAATCCCCAGTGAACTCCCAAGTAGAGGGAGAGAGGCTGAGCAGCACCTGGAGCAGATGCATGGAAGGTTCCTGAAGGAGAGCTGAGAAGGAGGAATGTGGAGGAGTCAGCTGGGATAGGGGATAAAGAGGAGTGGGCTCCACGGGGCAGCTCTTGGGGTCAGGACACAGTTCAGGCCCCTGACACCCAGCAGACTACTGGGCAGCTTAAGGTGGGAGCTCAGTACCACAGCGAACTGGGCACCTGGTTCTGGGAGTACCTATAAGCCACACTACAGATAATACATATGCCTTTGGTCTTAGGCCCTGTGGCTTTCTTTCTCTGGTGACTCTCTCCCactgctaaagaaaaaaacactgacCCTCCGTATCACCTGACCAGGAACCTCACTTAATTAAACCCATGTCTGTTCACAGGAAGAAGAAAGCCCAGCCCCAAGCCCTAGCTGGGAAGGAAGAGTGAAATCCCAGCTAATTCAGAGTTGCTAATTGCTCATCCCCATTGAGGAGTGTGTCTGGCTGTGGATTCTGTTGTACCATGACCATGGCAAAGATGCAAACATAAGAGGTGACCAAATTTCAACCAAGAAcaggtcaaaagaaaaaatagataataccaattcataaaaatatataatatcagAGGGAACctgataaaatacatttctaagtagaaaaacaatagcagcaacaacaaaaaacttagcA
This region includes:
- the DLK1 gene encoding protein delta homolog 1 isoform X2, encoding MTATEALLRVLLLLLAFGHSTHGAECFPACDPQNGFCEDDNVCRCQPGWQGPLCDQCVTSPGCVNGLCEEPWQCICKDGWDGKLCDTDVRACISNPCANNGTCMNLDNGHYECSCTPGYSGKDCQKKDGPCVINGSPCQHGGTCVDDEGRASYASCLCPPGFSGNFCEIVANSCTPNPCENDGVCTDIGGDFRCRCPAGFIDKTCSRPVTNCASNPCQNGGTCLQHTQGQAICFTILGVLTSLVVLGTVGIVFLNKCEAWVSNLRYNHMLRKKKNLLLQYNSGEDLAVNIIFPEKIDMTTFSKEAGEDDI
- the DLK1 gene encoding protein delta homolog 1 isoform X1, producing MTATEALLRVLLLLLAFGHSTHGAECFPACDPQNGFCEDDNVCRCQPGWQGPLCDQCVTSPGCVNGLCEEPWQCICKDGWDGKLCDTDVRACISNPCANNGTCMNLDNGHYECSCTPGYSGKDCQKKDGPCVINGSPCQHGGTCVDDEGRASYASCLCPPGFSGNFCEIVANSCTPNPCENDGVCTDIGGDFRCRCPAGFIDKTCSRPVTNCASNPCQNGGTCLQHTQVSYECLCKPEFTGPTCVKKRVVSPQQVPHVPSGYGLAYRVTPGVHELPVPQPEHRILKVSMKELNKSTPLLTEGQAICFTILGVLTSLVVLGTVGIVFLNKCEAWVSNLRYNHMLRKKKNLLLQYNSGEDLAVNIIFPEKIDMTTFSKEAGEDDI